Proteins encoded in a region of the Methanofollis tationis genome:
- a CDS encoding DUF2179 domain-containing protein, with amino-acid sequence MDAWVFSSVLLPLFIFFARIADVTLGTMRIILVNRGMKYAAPALGFFEILIWLLAIGQIFSNVTNYVNYIAYASGFAAGNYIGILVEEKIAMGLAVVRIITQRDATSLIGTLRSSGYGVTVMDAQGMAGPGKVIFTVVRRKTVPDVVRKVHEISPKAFYSVEDVRHAAEGTFPQAMYQRRDIRLLRYFRKGK; translated from the coding sequence ATGGATGCCTGGGTCTTTTCAAGCGTGCTCCTCCCCCTCTTCATCTTCTTCGCGAGGATCGCCGATGTGACCCTCGGGACGATGCGGATCATCCTGGTGAACAGGGGGATGAAATATGCCGCCCCGGCGCTCGGCTTCTTCGAGATCCTGATCTGGCTCCTTGCAATCGGCCAGATCTTCTCGAACGTCACAAACTATGTCAATTATATCGCCTACGCCTCTGGTTTTGCGGCCGGCAACTACATCGGCATCCTGGTCGAGGAGAAGATCGCCATGGGCCTGGCCGTCGTGCGGATCATCACCCAGCGGGACGCCACATCGCTCATCGGGACGCTCAGGAGTTCCGGCTATGGCGTGACCGTCATGGACGCCCAGGGCATGGCCGGGCCCGGCAAGGTGATCTTCACCGTCGTGCGGCGGAAAACGGTCCCTGACGTGGTCAGAAAGGTGCACGAGATCTCCCCGAAGGCCTTTTACTCGGTGGAAGACGTCCGTCATGCGGCCGAAGGGACGTTCCCGCAGGCGATGTACCAGCGGCGCGATATCCGTCTCCTCAGGTACTTCCGCAAGGGGAAATAG
- a CDS encoding prenyltransferase: protein MRGIGLSRQTGTLCALLRLCRLPFLLGGLLLFLLGAYTAGDPFAVPDRLLLCYLVLAAGQVSVSLSNDYFDRQADRPGMRTRISGGSGILLSRPDLAGAARLLALVLIGISLALALLCAILYPLPPYFLPFVLAGNLVGWYYTAPPLALAYRGLGEAATMLTFGFFMPGAGYLAAGGRLDLSFALFILPLLFAGLFFILSVEMPDCEGDRAAGKENLVVRYGRRNAFLAMFLAAAAISLLLPAAWSAPPQVLAASLLPVIAGAIPLLHPPADRREIIRAAELNLAALIAFILVAALAAAGVFA from the coding sequence ATGAGGGGGATCGGCCTTTCCCGGCAGACCGGGACACTCTGCGCCCTGCTCAGGCTGTGCCGCCTCCCGTTTCTCCTCGGTGGGCTGCTGCTCTTTCTCCTGGGCGCATATACTGCAGGCGATCCCTTTGCAGTGCCGGACCGTCTTCTCCTCTGCTACCTCGTCCTTGCCGCCGGGCAGGTCTCGGTCAGCCTGAGCAACGACTACTTCGACCGGCAGGCTGACCGCCCGGGGATGCGCACGCGCATATCGGGCGGGAGCGGCATCCTTCTCTCGCGGCCTGATCTCGCCGGGGCGGCCCGTTTGCTCGCCCTCGTGCTCATCGGCATCTCTCTCGCCCTCGCCCTTCTCTGTGCGATCCTCTACCCCCTGCCCCCCTATTTCCTCCCCTTCGTCCTCGCCGGGAACCTCGTCGGCTGGTACTATACCGCCCCGCCCCTCGCCCTCGCATACCGCGGTCTCGGCGAGGCGGCGACCATGCTCACCTTCGGTTTTTTCATGCCGGGCGCCGGTTATCTTGCGGCAGGCGGCCGGTTAGACCTCTCCTTCGCCCTTTTCATCCTCCCACTTCTTTTCGCCGGGCTTTTTTTCATCCTGAGCGTGGAGATGCCTGACTGCGAGGGCGATCGTGCTGCCGGAAAAGAGAATCTTGTCGTGAGATATGGCAGAAGAAATGCGTTTCTGGCGATGTTTCTCGCCGCCGCCGCTATATCTCTTCTCCTTCCGGCCGCCTGGAGCGCTCCCCCTCAGGTGCTGGCGGCCTCGTTACTGCCGGTGATCGCCGGGGCCATCCCTCTCCTTCACCCCCCGGCCGACCGGCGAGAGATCATCCGTGCCGCAGAACTGAACCTCGCCGCTCTCATCGCCTTTATCCTGGTCGCCGCCCTCGCCGCTGCAGGCGTATTCGCCTGA
- a CDS encoding YbgA family protein — MNTFERPRILSSRCIEFDHCRWNGDRITSNTVSALKEYADFLPVCAEMEIGLGVPREPVRLVDMNGSTRLIQHETGLDVTDRMIAFADSTLDAAGDLDGFILKSRSPSCGIKDVKVYRGAESGDTARKEAGIFAARVMERFPGLPVEDEGRLRNRRIKEHFFTRIFAGALFRQVRASGKMHELAAFHQRNKFLLMAYSQKELQELGRIVANHEKHGFNEVADAYGAHFSRALARAPPYTATINVLMHALGYFKDSLSHEEKAFFLENLHRYREDRSTVCPNLAVFRSWIVRFGNDYLANQTFFNPFPPDLVEVARDLSHKERDYWAEK; from the coding sequence ATGAACACCTTTGAACGGCCGCGGATCCTCTCGAGCAGGTGCATCGAATTCGATCACTGCCGCTGGAACGGAGACCGGATCACGAGCAACACGGTCAGCGCCCTGAAGGAGTATGCAGATTTCCTTCCGGTCTGCGCCGAAATGGAGATCGGCCTGGGCGTGCCGCGCGAACCGGTCAGGCTCGTGGACATGAACGGTTCGACGCGGCTGATCCAGCACGAGACCGGCCTCGACGTCACCGACCGCATGATCGCCTTCGCGGACAGCACCCTCGACGCTGCCGGGGATCTCGACGGCTTCATCTTAAAATCGCGCTCGCCGTCCTGCGGGATAAAAGACGTAAAGGTTTATCGCGGCGCAGAATCCGGAGACACCGCCAGAAAGGAGGCCGGGATATTTGCGGCCAGGGTGATGGAGCGCTTTCCCGGCCTGCCGGTCGAGGACGAGGGACGGCTCAGGAACAGACGGATCAAAGAGCACTTCTTCACCCGCATCTTCGCCGGCGCCTTGTTCAGGCAGGTCAGGGCCTCGGGAAAGATGCACGAACTCGCAGCGTTTCATCAGAGAAACAAGTTTCTCCTGATGGCCTACAGCCAGAAAGAACTGCAGGAACTCGGCAGGATCGTTGCAAACCATGAAAAACACGGCTTCAACGAGGTCGCGGACGCCTACGGGGCGCACTTCTCCAGGGCGCTTGCACGGGCGCCGCCCTACACCGCCACGATCAACGTCCTGATGCACGCCCTCGGCTATTTCAAGGACAGCCTCTCGCACGAAGAAAAGGCGTTCTTCCTCGAAAACCTCCACCGCTACCGCGAGGACCGCTCGACCGTCTGCCCGAACCTCGCCGTCTTCCGCTCGTGGATCGTCCGCTTCGGCAACGATTACCTTGCGAACCAGACATTCTTCAATCCGTTCCCGCCCGACCTCGTAGAAGTGGCGCGGGACCTCTCCCACAAGGAGAGGGACTACTGGGCCGAGAAGTGA
- a CDS encoding DUF1614 domain-containing protein has protein sequence MMTPASFPAIAFVPFFSTDMIIMLGLLMVPVLLLYLYIVVSEEAFELAGLKAWAALLMTLGALAGSFIDIPFMTIDGVTLAVNAGGCLIPLMISAELLARDRVEKGPAILAILLVAAISYYFSVPTPETGILMPFYIAPLAGAFAGILFTRAGIAAAGTAYIGGAMGTLLGADIFHLLTPGTVAHIAGGKAAVLSIGGAGVFDGIFLTGIFAVFLAAVVAHRIRNNEADGNKAHLGRDK, from the coding sequence ATGATGACCCCTGCGTCGTTCCCGGCGATCGCCTTCGTCCCCTTCTTCTCAACAGATATGATCATCATGCTCGGGCTCCTGATGGTCCCGGTCCTCCTCCTCTACCTCTATATCGTCGTCAGCGAAGAGGCGTTCGAACTCGCGGGATTGAAGGCGTGGGCGGCCCTCCTGATGACCCTGGGAGCGCTTGCCGGGAGTTTCATCGATATCCCGTTCATGACGATCGACGGCGTCACCCTCGCCGTGAACGCCGGGGGGTGCCTGATCCCGCTCATGATCTCGGCCGAACTCCTCGCCAGGGACCGGGTTGAAAAAGGGCCGGCCATCCTCGCCATCCTGCTGGTGGCGGCGATCTCGTATTACTTCTCGGTGCCGACGCCTGAAACGGGCATCCTGATGCCCTTCTACATCGCCCCGCTCGCAGGAGCGTTTGCCGGCATCCTCTTCACCAGGGCCGGGATCGCCGCGGCGGGCACGGCATACATCGGCGGGGCGATGGGCACCCTGCTGGGCGCGGACATCTTCCATCTCCTCACGCCGGGAACGGTCGCCCATATCGCCGGGGGAAAAGCAGCCGTCCTCTCCATCGGCGGGGCCGGAGTATTCGACGGCATCTTTCTCACCGGGATCTTCGCGGTCTTTTTAGCGGCGGTCGTCGCGCACAGGATACGGAATAACGAGGCAGACGGGAATAAGGCGCATTTAGGGAGAGATAAATAA
- a CDS encoding HdeD family acid-resistance protein, translating to MEETEIIIEMRSSREWGPFVVRGIAALLVGTVVLLWTGLSLEILMYLFGAMALIYGVMLVVFGSTQPVGRTGTTLAMLLGVLSAILGIAAIVWPWLMAAALVTLLAALSIVIGLSDIALAIFAVEGTGNRLLLGISGALSVVIGGIFMAFPIFGGLVFVALYLGVFAIACGIISIITGISLRGEKTGA from the coding sequence ATGGAAGAGACAGAAATCATCATTGAGATGAGAAGCAGCCGCGAATGGGGGCCCTTTGTCGTGCGCGGCATCGCCGCCCTCCTCGTCGGCACCGTCGTCCTCCTCTGGACCGGGCTCAGCCTCGAGATCTTAATGTACCTCTTCGGGGCGATGGCGCTCATCTACGGCGTCATGCTCGTCGTCTTCGGATCGACGCAGCCGGTCGGCAGGACGGGCACGACCCTCGCCATGCTCCTCGGTGTCCTCTCGGCCATCCTCGGCATCGCGGCGATCGTCTGGCCCTGGCTCATGGCGGCCGCCCTGGTCACCCTCCTTGCGGCCCTCTCGATCGTCATCGGCCTCTCTGACATCGCCCTTGCGATCTTTGCCGTGGAGGGAACCGGGAACCGCCTGCTCCTCGGGATCTCAGGGGCGCTCTCCGTCGTCATCGGCGGCATCTTCATGGCATTCCCGATCTTCGGCGGCCTGGTGTTTGTCGCCCTGTACCTCGGCGTGTTTGCGATCGCCTGCGGGATCATATCCATCATCACCGGGATCTCCCTGCGGGGAGAGAAGACCGGGGCCTGA
- a CDS encoding HAD-IA family hydrolase: MQGILFDCYDTLLDISIDERSPGPYRTLSSWLAYQGVRITPEDLQAAYRKRIRDEMQLRGGAHPEVRVEEVFAGICQDHAVWPIDFTALGVLLARSFRAATVRRICAFPSSRRLIAALSAYPLGVVSNGQRVFSEIELRMFGFYPFFQTVVFSSDVGCKKPDEAIFRVALERMHLEPEHVLFIGDSQSNDIVPSRRLGMQALHINEAWDLFSV; the protein is encoded by the coding sequence GTGCAGGGGATCTTATTCGACTGCTACGACACCCTGCTCGATATCAGCATCGACGAGCGGAGTCCCGGGCCGTACCGGACGCTCAGCTCCTGGCTTGCCTATCAGGGTGTCAGGATCACGCCCGAAGACCTGCAGGCGGCATACCGGAAACGGATCAGGGACGAGATGCAACTGAGGGGAGGAGCGCACCCGGAGGTGCGGGTCGAAGAGGTCTTCGCCGGGATCTGCCAGGACCATGCGGTCTGGCCCATCGATTTCACGGCGCTTGGCGTCCTGCTCGCCCGCTCCTTCAGGGCGGCGACCGTCAGGCGGATCTGCGCATTTCCCAGTAGCCGCCGCCTGATCGCCGCCCTCAGCGCATACCCCCTCGGGGTTGTCTCCAATGGCCAGCGGGTCTTCTCAGAGATCGAATTGCGGATGTTCGGCTTTTATCCCTTCTTCCAGACGGTCGTCTTCTCCTCGGACGTCGGGTGCAAAAAACCTGACGAGGCGATCTTTCGTGTGGCGCTCGAACGGATGCATCTCGAGCCCGAGCATGTCCTCTTCATCGGCGACTCGCAGAGCAACGATATCGTCCCGTCGCGCCGTCTCGGGATGCAGGCCCTGCACATCAACGAGGCGTGGGACCTCTTTTCGGTCTGA
- a CDS encoding phosphotransferase, producing MRHERHLATLHQGDPFRDWLVSVLDGRLPDPSAPAEVSLIRPASHTVCRYQFAGGPAVVAKFFAEPTGANHRYDPEKAMKSEFRLLRRAGKVIRVAEPLAMRREFNCVLVTAFVPGTPLSACLGDEPALYNRLTGVATLLRRLHDLESSRYRKEREFSNVHDVLDQNRLPGAERELFNRLLGEWWHSGALDRERGCMIHRDATPANYLFTNDGVVAIDFESAWTDAHPAHDPGIFCAEMKFAFRRRCGNPDAAEPYIGHFLWNYARSPEEFAYITGCVPFYMGLGYLRMARLAPPRDERNWLLQEAMLCLRRR from the coding sequence GTGCGGCATGAACGGCATCTCGCCACCCTGCACCAGGGCGACCCGTTCAGGGACTGGCTCGTCTCGGTGCTCGACGGCCGCCTGCCCGACCCCTCGGCCCCGGCCGAGGTCTCCCTGATCAGGCCGGCCTCGCACACCGTCTGCCGCTACCAGTTTGCCGGCGGGCCGGCGGTGGTCGCCAAGTTCTTCGCCGAACCGACCGGAGCGAACCATCGCTACGACCCGGAGAAGGCGATGAAGTCCGAGTTCCGCCTGCTCAGGCGGGCGGGAAAGGTGATCCGGGTCGCCGAACCGCTTGCGATGAGGCGGGAGTTCAACTGCGTCCTGGTGACCGCTTTCGTGCCGGGCACGCCGCTCTCCGCCTGTCTGGGAGATGAACCCGCCCTCTACAACCGCCTGACCGGGGTCGCCACCCTGCTCAGACGGCTCCACGACCTGGAGTCGTCCCGGTACCGCAAGGAGCGGGAGTTCTCGAACGTCCATGACGTCCTCGACCAGAACCGCCTCCCCGGGGCGGAGCGGGAGTTATTCAACCGCCTGCTCGGGGAATGGTGGCATTCAGGCGCCCTTGACCGCGAGCGCGGCTGCATGATCCACCGGGACGCCACGCCGGCAAACTATCTCTTCACAAACGACGGCGTCGTGGCGATCGATTTTGAATCCGCATGGACCGATGCTCACCCGGCCCACGACCCCGGGATCTTCTGTGCCGAGATGAAATTCGCCTTTCGCCGCCGCTGCGGCAATCCCGACGCCGCCGAACCATACATCGGCCACTTTCTCTGGAATTATGCCCGTTCCCCTGAGGAGTTTGCGTACATCACCGGGTGCGTCCCGTTTTACATGGGGCTCGGTTATCTCAGGATGGCGCGCCTGGCACCCCCGCGGGATGAACGAAACTGGCTTTTACAGGAGGCGATGCTCTGTCTGAGGCGCCGGTAG
- a CDS encoding amylo-alpha-1,6-glucosidase, with protein MIAFGSEVQDRRFARRKEFLLVCNGAWASSSLAGNTRKYHGLLVAGGRVLLASLDEHLNGEPLTPAAYAGGTDERGLSRLYGVCLDPDPVFSYAAGGASLRKRISFDGALTVRYDLAGPGEVRVVPLVADRGIHETRTAYDLTATPIPGGVRVGPLTLRSREMAFAPAPCLYRDVLYEEDRERGYAHQEHLYAPGAFTAAGEDCTLTLTAEADGVSCSAARPGRDGWLDRAADSFLCGDEILAGYHWFAEGWGRDTFVSIPGLLLSRGRYAEARRVFARSAERLKGGLIPNRMPDDYASSDAPLWFLHALERYRACSHDDRFVASMRPHIEAILREYPESAVAHLDGGLIAVAPRSTWMDTPHTPRAGKPVEVNALWIAALRFAESLGIEGPVPAHTAESAFSRFWNQDRGCFFDLLDPTDPAVRPNQVIALALGIVPPEQGRRALGVIREELLTPFGLRTLSPRERGYAGRFAGDATYHNGTVWPWLLPFYIDALRIHAPGADSAVLLAPLSAHLADAGLGTVSECFDGDTPHRPRGCISQAWSVAGVLRGYRGPPSGGDAGAA; from the coding sequence ATGATCGCTTTCGGGTCCGAAGTGCAGGACCGGAGGTTCGCACGGCGAAAAGAGTTCCTGCTCGTCTGCAACGGGGCGTGGGCCTCATCCTCCCTTGCCGGGAACACCCGCAAATATCACGGTCTGCTGGTGGCCGGGGGCCGCGTCCTCCTCGCCTCGCTGGACGAGCACCTCAACGGCGAGCCCCTCACCCCGGCGGCCTACGCCGGCGGGACCGACGAGCGCGGCCTCTCCCGCCTGTACGGCGTTTGCCTGGATCCCGATCCCGTCTTTTCCTATGCGGCAGGCGGCGCCTCCCTCAGAAAACGCATCTCGTTTGACGGCGCCCTCACGGTCAGGTACGATCTCGCCGGGCCTGGCGAGGTGCGGGTCGTCCCGCTCGTCGCCGACCGGGGGATCCACGAGACGAGAACGGCGTACGACCTCACGGCGACGCCGATCCCCGGCGGGGTTCGGGTCGGGCCGCTCACCCTGCGGTCGCGGGAGATGGCCTTTGCCCCGGCGCCCTGCCTCTACCGCGACGTCCTCTACGAGGAGGACAGGGAGCGGGGGTATGCGCACCAGGAACACCTCTACGCGCCGGGTGCGTTCACCGCCGCCGGCGAGGACTGCACCCTCACCCTCACGGCCGAGGCCGACGGGGTGTCCTGCTCCGCCGCACGGCCCGGTCGGGACGGCTGGCTCGACCGGGCCGCGGACTCGTTTCTCTGCGGTGACGAGATCCTGGCCGGCTACCACTGGTTTGCCGAAGGATGGGGGCGGGACACCTTCGTCTCCATCCCCGGCCTCCTCCTCTCGCGGGGGAGATATGCAGAGGCACGCCGGGTCTTTGCCCGCTCTGCAGAAAGGCTGAAGGGCGGCCTCATCCCGAACCGGATGCCCGACGACTACGCCTCCAGCGACGCCCCGCTCTGGTTTCTCCATGCCCTTGAACGCTACCGCGCCTGCTCCCATGACGACCGGTTTGTGGCGTCGATGCGGCCGCATATCGAGGCGATCCTCCGGGAGTATCCCGAAAGCGCCGTGGCGCATCTCGACGGCGGTCTCATCGCCGTTGCGCCGCGGAGCACCTGGATGGACACGCCCCATACCCCGCGGGCCGGAAAACCGGTGGAGGTGAACGCCCTCTGGATCGCCGCCCTCAGGTTCGCCGAATCCCTCGGGATCGAGGGGCCGGTGCCGGCGCATACGGCAGAGAGTGCCTTCTCCCGGTTCTGGAACCAGGATCGCGGCTGTTTCTTCGATCTGCTCGACCCGACCGACCCCGCCGTCCGCCCGAACCAGGTAATCGCCCTCGCCCTCGGGATCGTACCACCCGAACAGGGGCGCCGCGCCCTCGGCGTGATCAGGGAGGAACTGCTCACGCCCTTCGGGCTGCGCACCCTCTCGCCGCGCGAGCGCGGCTATGCCGGCCGGTTCGCAGGCGACGCCACCTACCACAACGGCACGGTCTGGCCGTGGCTCCTCCCCTTTTACATCGACGCCCTGCGCATCCACGCACCGGGCGCCGACTCCGCCGTCCTGCTCGCTCCGCTCTCTGCCCACCTTGCCGACGCCGGGCTCGGCACCGTCTCGGAGTGCTTCGACGGCGACACGCCGCACCGTCCCCGCGGCTGCATCTCCCAGGCCTGGAGCGTCGCCGGGGTGCTGCGGGGATACCGCGGCCCGCCCTCAGGGGGTGACGCCGGTGCGGCATGA
- a CDS encoding glycosyltransferase family 4 protein: MRIAYFLDEFPPFFRGGLGTYALEVAPRLAAAGHALSVYAWLSEGTAAEEVGGAITVRRPAIPDPRPLLPILLPQEVAGWPPDSQRFFAEYQIFSILSAGDLLNRGVSHDLAVAHDWLAAPAGMLAAASLDIPFVLHVHSTEAGRSVGWGSPTIRALEARAAERADIVVTVSRAMQDELVSLGVPPEKIRVVYNGVDPAKYDPGRVLKADVRAFRERLGLGDDPVILFVGRLTRVKGADTLVRAFQYVLQDVPEARLVVIGVGETEDEVRHLAEMKGGGRVHLLFSVLPEEERIIAYAAADLCVFPSTYEPFGIVCTEAMAMAKPVVVGAQGTSGMREQVVPSGPGICGFHIDPYDPRDIATYISLILRDAALRETMGRNGRARVLAMFAWEGAVEATLAAYEEACQGRGG; encoded by the coding sequence ATGCGGATCGCCTATTTTCTCGATGAGTTCCCGCCGTTTTTCAGGGGTGGGCTCGGCACCTATGCCCTGGAGGTTGCGCCGCGGCTCGCGGCGGCGGGTCATGCCCTGAGCGTCTATGCATGGTTGAGCGAGGGCACGGCGGCCGAAGAGGTCGGGGGTGCGATCACGGTCAGGAGACCGGCGATCCCTGACCCGCGCCCCCTCCTCCCGATCCTCCTCCCGCAGGAGGTGGCGGGCTGGCCGCCTGACTCGCAGCGGTTCTTTGCCGAATACCAGATCTTCTCGATCCTCTCCGCCGGCGACCTCCTCAACCGGGGCGTGAGTCACGACCTCGCCGTCGCCCACGACTGGCTTGCGGCCCCGGCCGGCATGCTCGCCGCGGCGAGTCTGGATATCCCGTTTGTGCTCCACGTCCACTCCACCGAGGCCGGGCGGTCGGTGGGCTGGGGGTCGCCGACGATCAGGGCGTTAGAAGCGCGGGCTGCGGAGCGTGCAGATATCGTCGTCACCGTGAGCCGGGCGATGCAGGACGAACTCGTCTCCCTGGGCGTTCCCCCGGAAAAGATCCGGGTGGTCTACAACGGGGTCGACCCGGCGAAGTACGATCCCGGCCGCGTTTTGAAGGCTGACGTCAGGGCGTTCCGGGAGCGCCTGGGTCTGGGCGACGACCCGGTGATCCTCTTTGTCGGCAGGCTTACGCGGGTGAAGGGCGCCGACACCCTGGTCAGGGCCTTCCAGTACGTCCTCCAGGACGTCCCGGAGGCGCGCCTCGTCGTGATCGGGGTCGGCGAAACAGAGGACGAGGTGCGGCACCTCGCGGAGATGAAAGGGGGGGGACGAGTTCACCTGCTCTTCTCGGTGCTCCCTGAGGAGGAGCGGATAATCGCCTATGCCGCCGCCGACCTCTGCGTCTTTCCCTCGACCTACGAGCCCTTCGGCATCGTCTGCACCGAGGCGATGGCGATGGCAAAACCGGTCGTCGTCGGGGCGCAGGGCACCTCGGGGATGCGCGAGCAGGTCGTGCCCTCGGGGCCGGGGATCTGCGGTTTTCACATCGACCCGTACGATCCCCGGGACATCGCCACCTATATCTCCCTGATCCTGCGGGACGCCGCTCTCAGGGAGACGATGGGCAGGAACGGGAGGGCCCGGGTGCTCGCAATGTTTGCCTGGGAAGGCGCCGTCGAGGCTACGCTGGCGGCGTACGAGGAGGCGTGCCAGGGGAGGGGAGGATGA
- a CDS encoding glycosyltransferase: protein MRPLKIAFFCWESLHAVRVGGLAPAATCLAEALARRGHEIHFFTRGPGPDRRNGVRYHYCSSQGGNIVDYCRDLSLQAAALFRGEDSPPFDILHFHDWHFVEALHLFRDRKTVLSFHSTEYGRNGNQRGGWWEFGEISGKEWYGAYIAKRVTAVSRTLRQEVMGLYNVPDYKIDAVPNGIDPDRYYMPVDAGAVKEKYGVHPYAPLVFFGGRLAYQKGPDLLLRAVPAVLKNRWDAHFLFAGEGDMHGVLSRRARGMPVRLLGYLDEPAYIRLMNAADIVAIPSRNEPFGLVLTEAWSAGRCVVASDVGGLSENIDQFVNGVKVQPSAKGIADGINAVIGDHGLCCALGRRGREKVEREFRWESVAGAMERVYEQVL, encoded by the coding sequence GTGCGCCCGCTGAAGATCGCCTTCTTCTGCTGGGAGTCGCTCCATGCGGTGCGGGTCGGCGGCCTCGCCCCGGCCGCCACCTGCCTTGCCGAGGCCCTCGCCCGCCGCGGCCACGAGATCCACTTTTTCACCCGCGGTCCGGGCCCTGACAGGAGAAACGGCGTGCGCTATCACTACTGCAGCTCGCAGGGAGGAAACATCGTCGATTACTGCCGTGACCTCTCGCTCCAGGCCGCCGCCCTCTTCAGGGGGGAGGATTCGCCGCCCTTCGATATCCTGCACTTTCACGACTGGCACTTTGTGGAGGCGCTCCACCTCTTCAGGGACCGAAAGACGGTGCTCTCCTTTCACTCGACCGAATACGGCCGGAACGGCAACCAGAGAGGAGGATGGTGGGAGTTCGGCGAGATCTCAGGGAAAGAGTGGTATGGCGCCTATATTGCAAAGCGGGTCACGGCGGTCTCCCGCACCCTCAGGCAGGAGGTGATGGGCCTCTACAATGTCCCTGACTATAAGATCGACGCCGTCCCGAACGGGATCGATCCTGACCGTTATTATATGCCGGTCGATGCCGGGGCGGTGAAAGAGAAGTACGGCGTCCACCCGTACGCCCCGCTCGTCTTCTTCGGCGGCCGCCTCGCCTACCAGAAAGGCCCTGACCTCCTCCTCAGGGCGGTGCCCGCCGTCCTGAAAAACCGCTGGGACGCTCACTTTCTCTTTGCCGGGGAGGGGGACATGCACGGCGTGCTCTCCCGCCGCGCCAGGGGGATGCCGGTGCGCCTTCTCGGCTATCTCGACGAGCCCGCCTATATCAGGCTCATGAACGCCGCCGATATCGTCGCCATCCCGAGCAGGAACGAACCCTTCGGGCTGGTCCTCACCGAGGCGTGGAGCGCCGGTCGCTGCGTCGTCGCCTCAGACGTCGGCGGCCTCTCCGAGAACATCGACCAGTTTGTCAACGGGGTGAAGGTGCAGCCGTCCGCGAAAGGGATCGCCGACGGGATCAACGCTGTCATCGGCGATCACGGGCTCTGCTGCGCCCTCGGCAGGCGCGGCCGGGAGAAGGTGGAGCGGGAGTTCCGCTGGGAGTCGGTCGCCGGTGCGATGGAGCGCGTCTATGAACAGGTGCTCTGA